The Scomber japonicus isolate fScoJap1 chromosome 9, fScoJap1.pri, whole genome shotgun sequence genome includes a region encoding these proteins:
- the pik3ip1 gene encoding phosphoinositide-3-kinase-interacting protein 1, giving the protein MLSVSSAHQLCKMFLSLHLVFLSVAFVDSSVSNGNPKDCMRSNGEEYRGEQRSSSSGLTCLNWTNCTRDYDVNIRPDSQTGVGDHNYCRNPDSSERPWCYIASPDGTVQRQFCSIDTCEDKTSTVEAKAESPIPTRAITTTGSAQPAKSRASQGEVAAVQPVMGISQRVRTGPKKKKDLGTLGYVLAVVMMAIIIVLGAGITFGYFYKRGQDLKKQHEQRVYEREMQRITLPLSAFSNPTCEIVDENTIVISAEQETTPVLEEAEGGDPLMGQQAGTPGA; this is encoded by the exons ATGTTGTCGGTCAGTTCAGCCCATCAGCtctgcaaaatgtttctctctttgCATCTTGTTTTCCTGAGCGTAGCGTTTGTGGACAGCAGTGTATCTAATGGAAATCCTAAAG ACTGCATGAGATCCAATGGTGAGGAGTACAGAGGGGAACAACGGAGCTCTTCTTCAGGTCTGACCTGTCTAAACTGGACCAACTGTACAAGAGACTATGATGTTAATATCCGTCCTGATTCACAGACAG GTGTAGGAGATCATAATTACTGTCGAAACCCTGACTCCTCTGAGAGGCCTTGGTGCTACATTGCCTCCCCGGATGGGACCGTCCAGAGGCAATTCTGTTCCATTGACACATGCGAAG ATAAAACCTCCACTGTGGAAGCAAAGGCCGAATCCCCCATCCCAACAAGAGCAATTACCACCACAGGGAGCGCTCAGCCTGCAAAGTCGAGAGCTTCTCAAGGGGAAGTTGCAGCTGTGCAGCCAGTAATGGGCATCAGCCAGCGGGTCCGCACAGGACCCAAAAAGAAGAAGGACCTTGGCACTCTTG GCTATGTCCTCGCTGTCGTCATGATGGCCATTATAATCGTTCTCGGAGCAGGCATCACATTTGGCTATTTCTATAAGAG gggCCAGGACCTTAAGAAGCAGCATGAGCAGCGAGTGTATGAGCGTGAAATGCAGAGGATCACCCTACCCCTGTCGGCTTTCTCCAACCCCACATGTGAGATAGTAGACGAGAACACCATTGTGATTTCTGCAGAGCAAGAGACGACCCCTGTCCTGGAGGAAGCAGAGGGCGGGGACCCGCTCATGGGCCAGCAAGCCGGTACCCCTGGGGCATGA
- the limk2 gene encoding LIM domain kinase 2 yields MEESEGTDECYCAGCGGRIQDSFHMKVLQDTWHNACFQCSVCCDHLTNWYYEKDSKLYCRKHYWEKFGELCHGCSLLMTGPAMVAGEHKYHPECFVCLSCKVVIEDTDTYALVERSKLYCGKCYKQVVLTPMLEKRSHDSILDSLPHTVTLISMPSAANGKRGFSVSVLRDVSGSASVQVKEVRGMLISPEVRNAIHVGDRILEINGLPVGTLMEEEVDDLIHRTSNTLQLLIEYDPIRQRLDRLRLGSPRNHLGVPATSRMRLSSPNAVVERTDVVDDGTLKRRSLRRSNSICKSPGPNSPKEQPFIIRDIGRSESLRSSSSCSHRIFRPCDLIHGEILGKGFFGQAIKVTHKATGEVMVMKELIRCDEETQKTFLKEVKVMRSLDHPHVLKFIGVLYKDKRLNLITEFIEGGTLKDFIRDMDPFPWDQRVSFAKSIASGMAYLHSMSIIHRDLNSHNCLVKLDNTVVVADFGLSRLIVEDKVKPPPEKACTKKRVFRRIDRKKRYTVVGNPYWMAPEMLNGKRYDEKVDIFSFGIVLCEIIGKVYADPECLPRTLDFGLNVGKFVEKFLPEDCPPAFFPLAVACCDLTPDNRPPFQKLEDCFEALSLNQELGIPLPAELDLLHQSLSQLHWPKDGSPSQSTDQPTTPTTASPDCSSMTDNGT; encoded by the exons ATGGAGGAATCAGAAG GTACAGATGAATGCTACTGTGCGGGATGTGGAGGAAGAATTCAAGACTCGTTTCACATGAAAGTCCTGCAGGACACCTGGCACAACGCCTGCTTTCA gtgctctgtgtgctgtgaTCACCTGACCAACTGGTACTATGAGAAGGACAGTAAGCTGTACTGTCGCAAACACTACTGGGAGAAGTTTGGAGAGCTCTGTCATGGTTGCTCTCTGCTCATGACTGGACCTGCTATG GTGGCCGGAGAACACAAGTATCACCCTGAGTGCTTTGTGTGTCTGAGCTGCAAGGTGGTGATTGAAGACACAGATACCTACGCTTTAGTTGAGCGATCAAAACTCTACTG TGGAAAGTGCTACAAGCAGGTGGTCCTTACACCCATGTTGGAAAAACGTTCACACGACTCAATCCTAGACTCCCTGCCCCACACAGTCACCCTCATCTCGATGCCTTCTGCAGCTAACGGCAAGAGAGGCTTCTCTGTGTCAGTGCTAAGGGACGTCAGTGGTTCAGCAAGTGTTCAAGTTAAAGA GGTCAGAGGGATGCTTATTAGTCCAGAGGTGCGGAATGCCATCCACGTTGGGGACAGGATCCTGGAGATTAATGGCCTTCCAGTGGGGACTTTGATGGAAGAGGAG GTGGACGATCTGATTCACCGCACAAGCAACACACTGCAGCTGCTTATAGAATATGACCCAATCAGGCAGAGATTGGACCGGCTCAGGCTGGGATCACCCAGGAACCATCTTGGAGTCCCAGCAACCTCCCGAATGCGCCTGTCCTCGCCTAATGCAGTCGTGGAGCGAACCGACGTGGTTGATGACGGTACTCTGAAAAGGAGGTCTTTAAG GCGCAGTAACAGCATATGTAAGTCCCCGGGGCCAAATTCTCCTAAAGAACAGCCTTTTATCATACGAGACATTGGACGCTCTGAATCTTTGAGATCCTCCAGTAGCTGCTCTCATCGTATCTTCAGACCATGTGACCTCATCCACGGCGAGATCTTGGGGAAAGGCTTCTTTGGACAGGCCATCAAG GTGACTCATAAAGCCACAGGAGAGGTGATGGTCATGAAGGAGTTGATCCGCTGTGATGAGGAGACCCAGAAAACTTTCCTCAAGGAG GTCAAAGTAATGCGAAGCCTTGATCATCCCCACGTTTTGAAGTTCATCGGTGTGCTATACAAGGACAAGAGGCTCAATTTGATAACTGAATTTATCGAGGGAGGCACCCTGAAGGATTTCATCAGAGACATG GATCCGTTTCCATGGGATCAAAGGGTGAGCTTTGCAAAGAGCATCGCCTCTGGCATG GCCTACCTTCATTCAATGAGCATCATACACAGAGACCTCAACTCACACAATTGCCTGGTTAAACTG GACAACACTGTGGTCGTAGCTGACTTTGGACTGTCACGACTCATCGTAGAAGACAAAGTTAAACCTCCACCTGAAAAAGCGTGCACTAAGAAGAGGGTGTTCAGACGTATTGACCGAAAGAAGCGGTATACCGTCGTTGGAAACCCATATTGGATGGCTCCAGAGATGCTAAATG GTAAACGCTATGATGAGAAGGTGGACATTTTCTCCTTTGGAATTGTTCTTTGTGAG ATCATAGGGAAAGTCTATGCAGACCCAGAGTGCCTCCCCCGGACTTTGGACTTTGGCCTGAATGTGGGCAAGTTTGTGGAGAAATTCCTCCCAGAGGACTGTCCGCCAGCTTTCTTTCCACTGGCTGTGGCCTGCTGTGACCTCACACCTGACAACCG tcCACCTTTCCAGAAGCTGGAGGACTGTTTTGAAGCTCTGTCCCTCAACCAAGAGCTGGGAATCCCCCTACCAGCAGAACTGGATTTGCTGCATCAGAGTCTGAGTCAACTTCACTGGCCTAAAGATGGCTCCCCATCCCAGAGTACAGATCAACCAACGACCCCAACAACAGCCTCTCCAGACTGTTCCAGCATGACAGACAATGGCACTTAG